In one window of Arachis ipaensis cultivar K30076 chromosome B06, Araip1.1, whole genome shotgun sequence DNA:
- the LOC107605403 gene encoding uncharacterized protein LOC107605403, translating into MSFLSCFHLSKTSDDCPPHPPLRQQLFLTTQTSYTYQTAAGTVTVTWSQSIFGRSLQLHLHNHHPFNPPTFNLRINAFPFSFRNKKRGHKSLSHNIRIFWNLSKARFGNRPEPESNYLLALTLDDSIALLVGDVPLKDACATCKARDPENRQVLVTRKEYVDVDANGVSNRVYSTSATIAGRTRELEVEYHGGGGDDSENSRLLFSFDGEKVLEVKRLRWKFRGNERVEIGEGGHVQITWDVHNWLFKKEEYQHYYNNYNNSYNNKNKNYYYNNLGKSDDGHAVFMFKFEEDEDFGETYWNDSECGKTGKSLLLSSSSFSLSSSLGSFGGSSSVMEWSNLEESELIGPVGLTLLVHAWRIGI; encoded by the exons ATGTCCTTCCTTTCATGCTTCCACCTCTCAAAAACTTCCGACGACTGTCCGCCGCATCCACCGCTGCGGCAGCAACTCTTCTTGACAACGCAAACCAGCTACACATACCAAACCGCCGCCGGCACCGTCACCGTGACATGGTCTCAGTCCATCTTCGGCCGGTCCCTCCAGCTCCATCTCCACAACCACCACCCTTTCAACCCTCCCACCTTCAACCTCCGCATCAACGCTTTCCCTTTCTCCTTCCGCAACAAGAAGCGCGGGCACAAATCTCTCTCTCACAACATAAGAATCTTCTGGAACCTCTCCAAAGCCAGGTTCGGTAACCGTCCGGAGCCTGAGTCTAATTACCTCCTTGCCCTCACGCTAGACGACTCCATCGCACTCCTCGTCGGAGATGTACCGCTCAAAGATGCATGCGCCACGTGCAAGGCACGTGATCCCGAGAACCGCCAGGTACTCGTCACCAGGAAAGAGTACGTCGACGTCGACGCCAACGGTGTCTCCAACAGAGTCTACTCCACGTCGGCAACGATCGCCGGAAGAACGAGAGAGTTGGAGGTTGAATATCACGGCGGCGGCGGCGACGATAGCGAAAACTCGAGGCTTCTGTTTAGTTTCGACG GAGAGAAGGTTTTGGAAGTGAAGAGGTTGAGGTGGAAGTTTAGGGGGAACGAGAGAGTGGAAATTGGTGAAGGTGGTCACGTGCAAATCACGTGGGACGTTCATAACTGGCTATTCAAAAAGGAGGAATACCAACACTACTACAACAACTATAACAACTCCTACAATAATAAGAATAAGAATTATTATTATAACAATCTGGGTAAAAGTGATGATGGTCACGCCGTGTTTATGTTCAAGTTTGAGGAGGACGAGGATTTCGGGGAGACTTATTGGAACGATTCGGAATGCGGGAAAACTGGCAAGAGTTTATTATTGTCATCGTCGTCGTTTTCGTTGTCGTCTTCGCTGGGATCATTCGGCGGAAGCTCCTCCGTCATGGAGTGGTCCAATCTAGAAGAGAGCGAGTTGATTGGTCCCGTTGGATTAACTCTTCTTGTTCATGCTTGGAGAATTGGAATTTGA